A single window of Desulfomicrobium macestii DNA harbors:
- a CDS encoding acyl-CoA dehydratase activase yields the protein MTVLGIDIGSRSIEVVAMDQGKVVEKRQAPTTFNPVAQLLALLDGLDAGLAVATGYGRKLVQDLDLGFPVETITEIKAHGLGAHHLFPAGRTVLDIGGQDTKALSLLPSGRVGKFEMNDRCAAGTGKFLEYTAQIFQIPVRDFGAYALGGDKPPIINSMCTVFAETEATSLMAQGVRPENIALGLHLSIARRTANMLSRVGLVLPLIFVGGVAHNPCMRQLLSEQTGAVIGETLFIPEEPDMTGALGAALWGESLEAS from the coding sequence ATGACGGTTCTGGGCATCGACATCGGCTCCCGCTCCATTGAAGTGGTGGCCATGGATCAGGGCAAGGTGGTGGAAAAGCGGCAGGCTCCCACCACCTTCAACCCGGTGGCGCAGCTACTGGCGCTCCTTGATGGCCTGGATGCCGGGCTGGCGGTGGCCACGGGGTACGGACGCAAACTGGTGCAGGACCTGGATCTTGGCTTCCCCGTGGAGACCATCACCGAAATAAAGGCCCACGGTCTTGGCGCGCACCATCTTTTCCCGGCGGGCCGGACCGTGCTCGACATCGGCGGACAGGACACCAAGGCCCTGTCCCTTTTGCCCAGCGGCCGGGTCGGCAAGTTCGAAATGAACGATCGTTGCGCGGCGGGCACGGGGAAATTCCTGGAATACACGGCCCAGATCTTCCAGATCCCGGTCCGGGATTTCGGGGCATACGCCCTTGGCGGCGACAAACCGCCCATCATCAACTCCATGTGCACGGTCTTCGCCGAGACCGAGGCCACATCTCTCATGGCCCAGGGCGTGCGCCCCGAGAACATCGCGCTCGGCCTGCACCTCTCCATCGCCCGGCGCACGGCGAACATGCTCAGCCGCGTGGGCCTCGTCCTGCCGCTGATCTTTGTCGGCGGCGTGGCCCACAACCCGTGCATGCGCCAGTTGCTCTCCGAGCAGACGGGCGCCGTCATCGGCGAAACCCTGTTCATCCCGGAGGAACCGGACATGACGGGAGCCCTGGGCGCTGCGCTGTGGGGCGAAAGCCTTGAGGCAAGCTGA
- a CDS encoding ABC transporter ATP-binding protein — translation MNHIVQISEVSKSFVTERGQAVSALDKASLGIGRGEFVCIVGPSGCGKSTLLRIISGLERADGGQTTYNDRPLDRPHRDVGMVFQEYSVLPWRTVRDNVCLGLEFLQEKKAARIELAMHYLGLVGMTRFAEAFPYELSGGMRQRVAIARALATDPQVLLMDEPFGALDAHTRILMQKELLRIWRETRKTVILVTHSVDEAVYLADRIVVMTSRPGRIREVIDVGLGHPRDRSNPEYARLTARILDMLEEEVAAAGEF, via the coding sequence ATGAACCATATCGTGCAGATCAGCGAAGTGAGCAAATCCTTCGTCACTGAACGCGGGCAGGCTGTTTCCGCGCTGGACAAGGCCAGCCTCGGGATTGGCCGTGGCGAGTTCGTGTGCATCGTCGGGCCTTCGGGATGCGGCAAATCCACATTGCTGCGGATCATTTCCGGGTTGGAGCGGGCCGACGGCGGACAGACCACCTACAACGATCGTCCCCTTGATCGCCCGCACCGGGACGTGGGCATGGTTTTTCAGGAATATTCGGTTTTGCCCTGGCGCACCGTGCGCGACAATGTCTGCCTGGGACTTGAATTTTTACAGGAAAAAAAGGCGGCGCGGATCGAGCTTGCCATGCATTATCTCGGTCTGGTGGGCATGACCCGATTTGCCGAGGCCTTTCCGTACGAACTGTCCGGGGGCATGCGGCAGAGGGTGGCCATTGCGCGGGCCCTGGCCACGGACCCGCAGGTCCTGCTCATGGACGAGCCCTTTGGCGCCCTTGATGCCCATACGCGCATCCTCATGCAGAAAGAGCTGCTCCGCATCTGGCGGGAGACGAGAAAGACCGTGATTCTGGTCACTCACAGCGTGGATGAGGCCGTGTATCTGGCCGACCGCATCGTGGTCATGACTTCCCGGCCGGGCAGGATTCGCGAAGTGATCGATGTCGGGCTTGGGCATCCACGGGACCGGAGCAATCCCGAATACGCCCGACTGACGGCACGAATACTTGACATGCTGGAAGAGGAAGTGGCCGCGGCGGGAGAATTCTGA
- a CDS encoding ABC transporter permease, whose protein sequence is MHSSFHRVLSLATVLAFLALWSWAALMIGNKVILPTVGEVAELLFHPNEDLLSMGSLITNIVVSLFRVLLGYIVAVLVAIPLGIAMGYYVSVHTMFGDFLNLFRPIPPLAWVPLVMAWFGIASFADLFGVDRGPWFVYLNNFKYSMIFIIFIGAFYPVLTSSIHGVRNVNRVFIDTARVLGAGEFDIFRKILLPAALPSMVNGMRIGLGVAWMCLVSAEMLPGSISGVGYLITHAYTMASTDIVVAGMFSIGLTGALMDWLFRRIERRCFSWQRLAR, encoded by the coding sequence ATGCACAGCTCCTTTCACCGCGTTCTTTCGCTTGCGACCGTTCTCGCCTTTCTCGCCCTCTGGTCGTGGGCTGCACTCATGATCGGCAACAAGGTCATTCTGCCCACGGTGGGAGAAGTCGCCGAGCTGCTTTTTCATCCGAACGAAGACCTGCTCAGCATGGGCTCCCTGATCACCAACATCGTGGTCAGCCTGTTCCGGGTGCTGCTCGGCTATATCGTGGCCGTTCTGGTCGCGATTCCGCTCGGCATCGCCATGGGATACTACGTCTCGGTGCACACCATGTTTGGAGATTTTCTGAATCTTTTTCGTCCCATTCCGCCTCTGGCCTGGGTGCCCCTGGTCATGGCCTGGTTCGGAATCGCGAGCTTCGCCGACCTCTTCGGGGTGGATCGGGGGCCGTGGTTTGTTTATCTCAACAATTTCAAGTATTCGATGATATTCATCATCTTCATCGGAGCCTTCTACCCGGTGCTTACCAGCAGCATCCACGGCGTGCGCAACGTCAATCGCGTCTTCATCGATACCGCCCGCGTGCTCGGTGCCGGCGAGTTCGATATTTTCCGCAAGATTCTGCTCCCGGCGGCTCTGCCGTCCATGGTCAACGGCATGCGTATCGGTCTTGGCGTGGCGTGGATGTGTCTGGTTTCGGCCGAGATGCTCCCGGGGAGCATCTCGGGAGTCGGGTATCTGATCACCCATGCCTACACCATGGCATCGACGGATATCGTCGTCGCCGGGATGTTCAGCATAGGCCTGACCGGGGCGCTCATGGACTGGCTGTTCCGTCGGATCGAACGCCGGTGCTTTTCGTGGCAGCGGCTCGCGAGGTAA
- a CDS encoding ABC transporter substrate-binding protein: MTRMSLSVSRFKRIFGLFLVLAAILSAGPSMAEEKLPVLNVGYIFTTHHSPFIVAMAQNEEFKEFGVHLRPVVDKLKYELMDGDKPLALFNIIVNKSGSETTTMFAQGNMDIALASGTAIMAGIDQGTPMKMLCPTHVDGMGLVFPPQSTLKGWDQVAEYIRASEQPVKIGYHSPTSAPRIIIEGALQKAGLKVTQDATAQDADVLLVDLKSTSNFIPALTSGQVDAWVGPAPHPEVSELKKVGHIALDLRDLPPAGARHNFPCCVMAARDAVIAEHPEVLRKTVELLTKSGEWCNEHKAEEGGILAGWTGSPAEAVQKSTIVYTTDPSENWMLGQGTYLDILNSMNKFRGELKGKSLAEVKDKLFDFSFLSKN; encoded by the coding sequence ATGACACGCATGTCTTTGTCGGTATCGCGGTTCAAACGCATTTTCGGCCTGTTCCTGGTCCTGGCGGCAATCCTGTCCGCAGGGCCGTCCATGGCCGAAGAAAAGCTTCCCGTTCTGAACGTGGGCTACATCTTCACCACGCACCATAGCCCCTTCATCGTGGCCATGGCGCAAAACGAGGAATTCAAGGAGTTCGGAGTCCACCTGCGTCCCGTGGTGGACAAGCTGAAGTATGAACTCATGGACGGCGACAAGCCCCTGGCTCTTTTCAACATCATCGTGAACAAGAGCGGCTCCGAGACGACAACCATGTTTGCCCAGGGGAACATGGACATCGCCCTTGCCTCGGGTACGGCCATCATGGCCGGGATAGACCAGGGCACGCCCATGAAGATGCTCTGCCCCACGCATGTCGACGGGATGGGGCTCGTGTTTCCGCCCCAGAGCACGCTCAAGGGCTGGGACCAGGTCGCTGAATACATCCGCGCTTCCGAGCAGCCCGTGAAGATCGGCTACCATTCTCCCACCAGCGCTCCGCGCATCATCATCGAAGGCGCCTTGCAGAAGGCCGGTCTCAAGGTCACCCAGGACGCCACCGCGCAGGACGCCGATGTCCTGCTGGTCGATTTGAAATCCACCTCCAATTTCATCCCCGCGCTGACCAGCGGTCAGGTCGATGCCTGGGTCGGACCCGCGCCGCACCCCGAGGTCTCGGAGCTCAAGAAGGTCGGCCACATCGCTCTTGATCTGCGCGACCTTCCTCCGGCTGGAGCCAGGCACAATTTCCCCTGCTGCGTCATGGCGGCCCGGGATGCGGTCATCGCCGAACATCCCGAGGTTCTGCGCAAGACGGTCGAGCTTTTGACCAAATCCGGTGAGTGGTGCAACGAGCACAAGGCCGAGGAAGGTGGGATTCTCGCCGGCTGGACGGGTTCCCCGGCTGAAGCGGTGCAGAAATCCACCATTGTCTACACGACCGACCCTTCGGAAAACTGGATGCTCGGCCAGGGCACCTATCTTGATATCCTGAACTCGATGAACAAGTTCCGAGGCGAATTAAAGGGCAAGAGCCTAGCTGAAGTCAAAGACAAGCTTTTTGATTTCAGCTTCCTGAGCAAAAACTAA
- a CDS encoding double-cubane-cluster-containing anaerobic reductase produces the protein MTVHSLQFFEKFSEHCLAALETAREEGRPIAGVYCIYAPLEIIRAAGCVPIGLCGKRQAPIQAAEAVLPASLCPLIKSSYGYAKTDTCPFFSAADFIIAETTCDGKKKMYEFLGRIKPMHLMHLPYDQSLGSAFRFWNAEAERLGEYLTAHGGVPITAGRLREEVEIGNAVRALMWEIVRINADGSPLLTGMQLLPVLESKSFMVEAAPYLAALRELRDELLELRKSATGTTTDRRFRILLTGTPVGKGSHKVLQLVEESGAVVVCLDNCSGIKGLDSPVQTEGDLFGNVARRYLEIPCACMSPNPGRLQTVEALCRDFDIHGIIDLTWQGCHGFNVESQVVRERAEGLDVPFLQIETGYSESDAEQIRTRIEAFLEGIQ, from the coding sequence GTGACGGTTCATAGCTTGCAGTTCTTCGAAAAATTCAGCGAACACTGTCTGGCAGCCCTTGAAACGGCGCGGGAAGAGGGCAGGCCCATTGCCGGGGTCTACTGCATCTATGCGCCCCTTGAGATCATTCGGGCCGCCGGGTGCGTGCCCATAGGACTTTGCGGCAAGCGCCAGGCTCCCATCCAGGCGGCCGAGGCGGTGCTTCCGGCCAGTCTCTGCCCACTCATCAAGTCCAGCTACGGCTACGCCAAGACCGACACCTGTCCGTTCTTCTCAGCAGCCGACTTCATCATCGCGGAAACCACCTGCGACGGGAAAAAGAAGATGTACGAGTTCCTGGGCAGGATAAAACCCATGCACCTCATGCATCTGCCCTATGACCAGTCCCTGGGGAGCGCGTTTCGATTCTGGAACGCCGAAGCGGAGCGCCTGGGAGAGTATCTGACGGCCCACGGCGGCGTGCCCATCACCGCCGGGCGTTTGCGGGAAGAGGTCGAGATCGGGAACGCCGTCCGCGCCCTGATGTGGGAGATCGTGCGCATCAATGCGGACGGTTCGCCTCTGCTGACCGGCATGCAGCTTCTGCCGGTGCTGGAAAGCAAAAGCTTCATGGTCGAGGCCGCGCCGTATCTTGCCGCCCTGCGCGAGCTACGGGACGAACTTCTGGAGCTGCGAAAAAGCGCCACCGGGACGACTACCGACCGACGATTCAGAATTCTCCTGACCGGAACCCCGGTCGGCAAGGGGTCCCACAAGGTCCTGCAACTGGTCGAGGAAAGCGGGGCGGTGGTTGTCTGCCTGGACAATTGCAGCGGGATCAAGGGGCTGGACAGTCCGGTGCAAACCGAAGGGGATCTTTTTGGGAACGTGGCCAGGCGATACCTTGAAATTCCCTGCGCGTGCATGAGCCCCAATCCCGGTCGGTTGCAGACAGTCGAGGCCTTATGCCGCGATTTCGACATCCACGGCATCATCGATCTGACCTGGCAGGGGTGTCACGGATTCAATGTCGAATCCCAGGTCGTTAGAGAAAGGGCCGAAGGGCTGGACGTGCCGTTTCTGCAAATCGAAACAGGCTATTCCGAATCCGACGCCGAGCAGATCCGGACCCGCATCGAAGCGTTTCTGGAAGGAATTCAATAA
- the fdnG gene encoding formate dehydrogenase-N subunit alpha — MKLGRREFVKLTAAATAVSAFGGLGFDLGPAKAHAQLLKLRKGKETTSVCCYCAVGCGLLVSTDEKTGRTINIEGNPDHPINEGALCAKGASLFQLGENERRVTAPQYRAPGSDKWEEKSWEWMIEEIAKRIKKVRDTTFAEKNANGQTVNRVEGLASVGSAALDSEECWVYQAFLRSLGLTYIEHQARICHSSTVPALAESFGRGAMTNHIIDIKNSDCVIIMGGNHAETHPICFKWVTRAQEKGAKLIHVDPRYTRTSAKADLYAPLRSGTDIAFLGGMIKFILDNDLIFREYVLNYTNASFIVGPDYGFNDGLFTGFDEAARKYDKKKWAFAMDENGVPKRDMTLKDPRCVYQLLKAHYARYDSKTVSSVTGTPENKLLEVYKTFTETAAPEKSGTILYAMGWTQHTVGVQNIRTMAMIQLLLGNIGMAGGGVNAMRGEGNVQGSTDHALLYHIIPGYMATPNAALQTYEEYIKTSTPVSKDPKSVNWWQHKPKYFASLLKAMYKDADLSTAYSWMPKLDVGQNASWLVLFDQMLKGQFKGFFAWGMNPAASGANSHKTREALSKLDWMVNVNIYENETGAFWKGPDMNPKDVKTEVFFLPCAVSYEKQGSITNTGRWMQWRYAGPKPMGKCKPDGDMIYELALKLQELYKKDKGAFPGPILGLNTADWGNGHEFDPHKVARLINGYYLKDTVVKAADGTETLMKAGSQVNGFPNLKDDGSTCSGNWLYCGSYTDKGNMAERRDKTQTSEQAKIGLYPNWTWSWPLNRRVLYNRASVDLSGKPYQPHKPVLAWDEAGKKWLIDIPDGGGAPGTKHPFIMRTHGMGQLYGPGLNEGPFPEHYEPMECPIAEHPFSKRLNNPAALIFAGEEKKRAVCDPRYPFVCTSIRVTEHWQTGVMTRWQPWLIEAQPQMFCEMSEELAELKGIKNGEKVILENPRGELWAIAMITKRLKPMNIMGTPTHLVSIPWHYGWVWPKDGGDSANLLTPSVGDANTGIPETKAFMVNVKKA; from the coding sequence ATGAAACTGGGGAGAAGAGAGTTTGTCAAACTCACCGCTGCCGCCACGGCCGTCTCGGCCTTTGGCGGTCTGGGTTTTGATCTGGGCCCGGCCAAGGCGCACGCGCAGCTTCTGAAATTGCGCAAAGGCAAGGAAACTACGTCCGTATGCTGCTATTGCGCCGTGGGTTGCGGCCTCCTCGTCAGCACCGATGAGAAGACAGGCCGTACCATAAACATCGAAGGCAACCCCGATCATCCCATCAATGAAGGTGCGCTGTGCGCCAAGGGAGCAAGCCTTTTCCAATTGGGCGAAAATGAACGCCGAGTGACTGCCCCACAATACCGGGCTCCGGGCAGCGACAAATGGGAGGAAAAGAGCTGGGAATGGATGATCGAGGAAATCGCAAAGCGGATCAAGAAAGTTCGCGACACGACCTTTGCGGAGAAAAACGCCAATGGCCAGACCGTCAACCGCGTCGAAGGACTTGCCTCCGTCGGCTCGGCAGCCCTGGACAGCGAGGAATGCTGGGTCTACCAGGCCTTCCTGCGTTCACTGGGATTGACCTATATCGAGCACCAGGCCCGCATCTGCCACAGTTCCACGGTCCCGGCCCTGGCGGAGAGCTTTGGCCGTGGTGCCATGACCAACCACATAATCGACATCAAGAACAGCGACTGCGTCATCATCATGGGCGGCAACCACGCCGAGACCCACCCCATCTGTTTCAAATGGGTGACCAGGGCCCAGGAAAAAGGGGCGAAGCTCATCCACGTCGACCCGCGCTATACTCGCACGTCCGCAAAAGCCGACCTGTACGCACCGCTGCGGTCCGGCACGGACATCGCATTCCTGGGCGGCATGATCAAATTTATCCTGGATAACGACCTGATCTTCAGGGAGTATGTACTCAATTACACCAACGCATCCTTCATCGTCGGCCCAGACTACGGCTTCAATGATGGCCTCTTCACCGGCTTCGATGAGGCGGCCCGCAAATACGACAAGAAGAAATGGGCTTTCGCCATGGACGAAAACGGCGTGCCCAAACGCGACATGACGCTCAAAGATCCACGGTGCGTCTACCAGCTGCTCAAAGCGCATTACGCCCGCTATGACTCCAAAACCGTATCCTCGGTAACGGGTACTCCCGAAAACAAGCTGCTTGAAGTTTACAAAACCTTCACGGAAACCGCTGCTCCTGAAAAATCCGGCACCATTCTCTATGCCATGGGCTGGACCCAGCACACCGTGGGCGTGCAAAACATCCGGACCATGGCCATGATCCAGCTTCTGCTGGGCAACATTGGCATGGCCGGGGGCGGCGTCAACGCCATGCGAGGGGAAGGCAATGTGCAGGGATCCACAGACCACGCACTCCTTTACCACATCATCCCCGGCTACATGGCGACCCCGAATGCCGCACTGCAAACCTACGAAGAATATATCAAGACCAGCACCCCGGTCAGCAAGGACCCAAAAAGCGTCAACTGGTGGCAGCACAAACCCAAATACTTCGCGAGCCTGCTAAAGGCCATGTACAAGGACGCCGACCTAAGCACCGCCTATTCGTGGATGCCCAAACTCGATGTCGGCCAGAACGCTTCCTGGCTGGTTCTCTTCGACCAAATGCTCAAAGGCCAGTTCAAGGGTTTCTTTGCATGGGGCATGAATCCCGCCGCCAGTGGCGCAAACAGCCACAAAACCCGGGAGGCGCTGTCCAAGCTTGACTGGATGGTCAACGTCAACATCTACGAAAACGAGACCGGAGCCTTCTGGAAAGGCCCGGACATGAACCCCAAGGACGTCAAGACCGAAGTCTTTTTTCTGCCATGCGCCGTTTCCTACGAAAAACAGGGTTCCATCACCAACACCGGACGCTGGATGCAGTGGCGCTACGCCGGTCCCAAGCCAATGGGCAAATGCAAGCCGGACGGCGATATGATCTATGAACTGGCGCTGAAGCTGCAAGAACTCTACAAAAAAGACAAAGGCGCTTTCCCCGGTCCCATACTCGGCCTCAATACCGCCGATTGGGGCAACGGACACGAATTCGACCCGCACAAGGTGGCCAGGCTCATCAACGGCTACTATTTGAAGGACACGGTGGTCAAAGCCGCCGACGGCACCGAGACTCTCATGAAGGCAGGCAGCCAGGTCAACGGATTCCCCAACCTCAAAGACGATGGATCCACCTGCAGCGGCAACTGGCTCTATTGCGGATCATACACCGACAAGGGCAACATGGCCGAGCGCAGGGACAAGACCCAGACATCGGAGCAGGCAAAAATCGGGCTGTATCCGAACTGGACATGGTCCTGGCCGCTGAACCGTCGAGTGCTCTACAACCGCGCATCCGTGGATCTGAGCGGCAAACCCTACCAGCCTCATAAACCTGTCCTGGCATGGGACGAAGCGGGCAAAAAATGGCTCATCGACATTCCTGACGGTGGAGGTGCTCCAGGCACCAAACACCCGTTCATCATGCGCACCCATGGCATGGGGCAACTCTACGGCCCTGGCCTGAATGAAGGCCCGTTCCCGGAACATTACGAGCCCATGGAGTGCCCCATTGCCGAACATCCCTTCTCCAAGCGACTCAACAACCCGGCCGCCCTCATCTTTGCCGGAGAGGAGAAAAAACGCGCAGTGTGCGACCCACGCTACCCCTTCGTATGCACCTCCATCCGCGTCACCGAACACTGGCAGACAGGAGTCATGACCCGCTGGCAGCCTTGGCTCATAGAGGCTCAACCGCAGATGTTCTGCGAAATGAGCGAGGAACTTGCAGAACTCAAAGGCATCAAAAACGGTGAAAAAGTCATCCTGGAAAATCCGCGCGGAGAGCTCTGGGCCATCGCCATGATCACCAAGCGACTCAAGCCCATGAACATCATGGGCACCCCCACCCATCTGGTGTCCATTCCCTGGCATTACGGCTGGGTCTGGCCCAAGGACGGTGGAGATTCGGCCAATCTGCTGACGCCAAGCGTGGGCGATGCGAACACGGGCATTCCGGAAACCAAGGCCTTCATGGTCAACGTCAAGAAGGCGTAA
- a CDS encoding 4Fe-4S dicluster domain-containing protein, with amino-acid sequence MSGKSFFVDLTKCTACRGCQVACKQWNKLPAEQTRNHGSYQNPMDVSAITFKTVHMKEISDDQGFMAAWLFFPEQCRHCTEPPCKMTADAYDDQAILQDEATGAITFTDRTKDLPDFDEIREACPYNIPRQNAETKVMTKCTMCLDRVQNGLVPACVQSCPTGTMNFGERDEMLTLAEKRLAEVQKKYPEAVLGDAESTRVIYLYQMPPQKYHDYAVASAATPGLMNRKAMFAKLFGSAPRYKA; translated from the coding sequence ATGTCGGGAAAATCATTCTTCGTTGATCTGACCAAATGCACGGCCTGCCGAGGCTGCCAAGTGGCCTGCAAACAATGGAACAAACTCCCGGCCGAGCAGACGAGAAATCATGGGTCATACCAGAATCCCATGGACGTTTCGGCCATCACGTTCAAGACCGTGCACATGAAGGAAATCAGTGACGACCAGGGCTTCATGGCTGCCTGGCTCTTCTTTCCTGAACAATGCAGGCATTGCACGGAGCCTCCCTGTAAAATGACCGCCGACGCCTATGACGATCAGGCCATTCTGCAGGACGAAGCCACCGGTGCCATCACCTTCACCGATCGAACCAAGGATCTGCCGGATTTCGATGAAATCCGCGAAGCCTGCCCATACAACATTCCGCGCCAAAATGCGGAAACCAAGGTCATGACCAAGTGCACCATGTGCCTGGACCGGGTCCAGAATGGACTTGTTCCTGCCTGCGTGCAGTCATGCCCGACGGGAACAATGAATTTTGGGGAACGGGACGAAATGCTGACTTTGGCTGAAAAACGTCTGGCAGAGGTGCAGAAGAAATACCCCGAAGCGGTGTTGGGCGACGCCGAATCGACCCGGGTCATCTATCTCTACCAGATGCCGCCGCAAAAGTATCACGACTACGCGGTCGCTTCGGCCGCAACGCCTGGACTCATGAACCGCAAGGCCATGTTCGCCAAGCTCTTTGGCTCGGCCCCCAGATACAAGGCCTGA
- a CDS encoding protein phosphatase 2C domain-containing protein, whose amino-acid sequence MQNKNAMKIEHILEQGSGAQNEDYLIMDNNIFGVFDGATSLTGACFEEGKSGGCMASSIAGQVFLRNHHPLVRLGAEANDSIRARMERSQIDLSRRCGLWSTSAAVVRLGDGEIEWFQTGDSQVVFVDRDGGYKVAARREDHDYPTLSMIRERGRSHPEVQRLVETIRQGMNRDYGVLNGEREAERFFRTGTEPTCNIKTVLLFTDGLDVPCPAPKKYKDFSCLVSMASELGLEGLRDHVRRQEAADPDIERYPRFKKHDDIAAIAIHF is encoded by the coding sequence ATGCAGAACAAAAACGCCATGAAAATCGAGCACATTCTTGAGCAGGGTTCCGGAGCCCAGAACGAAGATTATCTGATCATGGATAACAACATCTTTGGGGTCTTCGACGGCGCTACCAGCCTTACCGGTGCCTGCTTCGAAGAGGGCAAAAGCGGGGGCTGCATGGCGTCCTCCATTGCGGGGCAGGTTTTCCTGCGCAACCACCACCCTCTCGTCAGATTGGGAGCCGAAGCCAATGACTCGATCCGGGCCCGGATGGAACGCTCTCAGATCGACCTGTCCCGGCGCTGCGGATTGTGGAGCACCAGCGCCGCGGTGGTCAGGCTTGGGGACGGCGAAATCGAATGGTTTCAGACCGGGGATTCACAGGTGGTTTTCGTCGACAGGGATGGCGGATACAAGGTCGCGGCCAGGCGCGAAGACCACGATTATCCGACCTTGAGCATGATCAGGGAGCGGGGCCGCTCCCATCCCGAGGTGCAGAGGCTGGTCGAGACGATACGCCAGGGCATGAACCGTGATTACGGTGTGCTCAACGGGGAGAGGGAGGCGGAAAGATTCTTCCGCACTGGCACGGAACCGACCTGCAACATTAAAACAGTGCTGCTGTTCACCGACGGGCTTGATGTTCCGTGCCCCGCGCCAAAAAAGTACAAGGATTTTTCATGCCTTGTGAGCATGGCCTCCGAATTGGGCCTGGAAGGCCTTCGCGATCACGTGCGAAGGCAGGAGGCGGCCGATCCCGACATCGAGCGCTATCCGCGCTTCAAGAAACACGACGACATCGCCGCCATCGCGATACATTTCTAG
- a CDS encoding sensor histidine kinase: MTSRLPLSQRIVTAFVLMTVVVSGSFSLGIVGVVHFVEEQLITKELHGKLSMVLHEDIKAGREPRLDARTRFFASNSAEYPIPERFADFPEGLTEIEDEHEAAYVYLTEINGARYMLQQEQQEFEDREEILFSVVVAGFLLSIVCAWGLGVIMARQVMEPVARLAGQVRHRDQLATRTAPLSPGYPDDEIGDLAAAFDNTLGQLRRSIERERLFTSDVSHELRTPLMVISTSCELLLENPLHDGQREQIERIARAARDMNDLVRTFLLLARSGPVEDAEPDSASLAEVAQEQALLWEPALRAKGLAFELIDEGADTEGHNPTFLRTIMANLLRNALHYTARGSVRLILEHGGFRIEDTGMGIPVHEQERVFQPFVRGSAARGEGLGLGLSLVKRICEHNGWNISSTSDGETGTCFKVSFQSSRATDQS; encoded by the coding sequence ATGACCTCTAGGCTTCCCCTCTCACAGCGCATCGTCACCGCCTTCGTGCTCATGACGGTTGTCGTCAGCGGCTCCTTTTCCCTCGGGATTGTAGGTGTCGTCCATTTTGTCGAAGAGCAGCTCATCACAAAGGAGCTGCACGGCAAGCTGAGCATGGTGCTCCATGAGGACATCAAGGCCGGCAGGGAGCCACGACTCGACGCCCGAACCCGTTTTTTTGCCTCGAACTCAGCCGAGTACCCGATCCCGGAACGCTTTGCGGACTTTCCCGAGGGACTCACGGAGATCGAGGATGAACACGAGGCGGCATATGTCTATCTCACCGAGATAAACGGGGCTCGGTACATGCTCCAGCAGGAGCAGCAGGAATTCGAGGACCGGGAGGAGATCCTTTTTTCAGTGGTTGTGGCGGGTTTTCTGTTGTCCATCGTTTGCGCCTGGGGACTCGGGGTAATCATGGCCAGGCAGGTCATGGAGCCCGTCGCCCGGCTTGCCGGACAGGTCCGACACCGCGACCAGCTTGCCACGCGCACGGCTCCTCTGTCCCCGGGCTATCCGGATGACGAGATCGGGGATCTTGCCGCCGCTTTCGACAATACGCTCGGGCAGCTCCGACGCTCCATCGAGCGTGAGCGTCTCTTCACCAGCGACGTCAGCCATGAACTGCGCACGCCGCTGATGGTCATCTCGACATCGTGCGAGTTGCTGCTCGAGAATCCGCTTCATGACGGCCAGCGCGAGCAGATTGAACGCATCGCACGGGCCGCGCGGGACATGAACGATCTGGTCAGGACATTTCTGTTGCTCGCTCGGTCGGGTCCGGTCGAAGACGCCGAGCCGGACTCGGCCAGCCTGGCCGAAGTCGCGCAGGAGCAGGCGTTGCTGTGGGAGCCGGCGCTCCGCGCCAAGGGGCTCGCTTTCGAGCTGATCGACGAGGGGGCGGACACGGAGGGACACAATCCGACCTTCTTGCGTACGATCATGGCCAATTTGTTGCGGAACGCGCTGCACTACACGGCCCGGGGCTCGGTACGCCTCATCCTCGAACATGGCGGTTTCCGCATTGAGGACACGGGCATGGGAATTCCCGTCCATGAGCAGGAACGTGTTTTTCAGCCTTTCGTGCGCGGGTCGGCCGCGAGGGGGGAGGGCTTGGGGCTCGGGTTGTCGCTGGTGAAGCGCATTTGCGAGCACAATGGCTGGAATATTTCCTCAACGAGCGATGGAGAGACCGGAACATGCTTCAAGGTTTCATTTCAGTCCTCCCGCGCGACGGATCAATCCTGA